The following is a genomic window from Novipirellula aureliae.
TCGAGTTCATAAACGGTGATTTCACCGTTCGGCAACCGACATTGGCTGATCACGGCCCCTTCATTGAGAAACCCTAAGACCTGTCGGGCTAGCACGTCACGCTCACTGACGGCACGGTCGATACCCAACTTGCCGACCACATTTGCATAATCGGGTCGGCCGACAACACACATCACTCTGGCGGCCCCCAGCTCTCGCGCCTCCACGCCGGCCATGATGTTGCTTTCGTCATTCCCTGTACAGGCGACGAAGTAGTCGACAGTACCCGCACCCTCATCTTCTAGGATCGTGCGGCGATTCGCATTCGCCTGGATAACGGTTACATCGGGCAACAACTTCGACATTTGCAGGCATCGATCGGAGTCCTGTTCCAGGAGGACGATCCCATAATCGTTTGGATTGAGTGAACCAGCGAGGTGGTAGCCCGTTTCACCACCGCCAGCGATCATCACCCGTTTTCGTGAGCCACGCTCACGACTATCGCCGAACAACAAGCGTGCTTTTGCAACCGCGTCGGGCATTCCAACCAGACTAACACGATCACCTGCGTGGAGTTCATCCTCACCGCTAGCGATCCACATTCTGCCTTCGCGAGCGATCGAACCGATCCGCACACTGCCTGCAAGTTTTAGCTCTTTCAAGCGATGTCCTTCCGCAGCGGCTTTCTTGGAAACTTCCATCTCGTAGACTTGTAGTTGTCCGCGAGCAAAATGCTCGAGAGGAATGGCATCCGGATTACGGATTGCTCTGACCAACTCGAAAGCCGTCAATTGTTCCAAGCTTAAGATACTGTCGATATTAAAGTGACCTTGATAATCGAATGTACTCAAGTCTCGAAATGCGGGGGCATAGACGCGGGCAATACTACGGCGTGCCCCGAGAGCCTTGGCCATACTGGCGGCCACGATATTGACTTCGTCATCGCCGGTGACCGCCAAACAAATATCGGCGGAACAGACTCCAGCTTGAAACAACACGGTACTTTGCGACCCGCTACCTTCAATCGCACGCACGTCCAATTCACTATTGATCCGTCGAACATTATGCGGATCGATATCGACGACGGTAACGCTATGTCGCCGCCGGCACAACATGTCCGCAATCCAACGCCCAACGGTTCCCGCACCGAGTGTTAAAATGCGCACCTATACCATCCATTCAATGAAAAATAACGCAAATAGAATGATCGCCATGAACCCAGTAATCCAGCGTGCCGTCCCGAGGGCATGCTTCAAGATCAACGCATTGTCTTCGTGCCGGGTTGCACCAAAAACGACTGCGATCGAGATTACCAACGGCACAAAGTACAAAAGATAAGAAGGTGAAATCGATAAAGTGGCAAGTATGGTAAACATCAATCAAAAAGACCTTGTGGTAGAAAAAAACACCTTGTGGTAAAAGAAGTCGCCAAGACTTTCGGATCCTTAGATCGTATTCAAGTGCTTTGTCACCGTTTGATTTTCGACTTGGCAGAATCGTGGCTGGGGTATCTTGCCGCCGTAAACCACGGCTGGAAGCCACAGCCACGAAAGATTCTTACCCACATTCTTCCCTTCTTCGTTGTGACAAAGCACGAGGCCGCAGCGAAACACTTGACTCGCTACGCTACGCCTCCGAAACCGTTTCCTCTTCGTCATTCTTTTTTCGTTTCCCGCTTATGGGAACCGCTAACGGCCCCCCGTAAGCGTCGTAGATGACCAGGATGTTCAGCAAGCCTGCGATCACCGTATACCAAGTTCCCATTTCATAACCAGCACCATGCCGCGCGTACCAAGCGGAGACATCGTCAGCTTGATCATCAAGGACGGGCCGCGTCGGCGGCGCCATGAAGCCTCCCCAAAGAGGACGGTAGCTCTCGCGAGTGCGCCCGGTGCGGTAATCGGTATAATCGTTCATCCGTTTGCCTTGGATCAAAGCAGGAAGTGCCGCCGCACCGACGCCTGATTGTAGGATGTAATGCCAACGTTTATCACCAGGAAAGTTGGACGCGTAGACGACATGCCCACCGCCCAGTGCAAATCCCAACAACCAGGTCGTTAGAATACAAACACAAAACAATCCGGCTTTGGTCTTCCGGCCTTGGTAATAATGCCCTAGCCCAGGAACCAACCAAGCCAAAAAAGCGGCCAAAACCCGGTTTCGCAAATCGATCTCGATTCCATCGACTTCGATCAATGTCAGTTCGTCAGGGGGCATGAAGAGACTCTAGCTTTTGGAGAGAATGGAAACACATTTTTGGAAAAACGACGATCCAGCATCGTCACCCCATTGTGCTAGATAATCGGCTCAAGCGGTAGCCCAATCCCTCCGGTGTATACGGACCTGCCTACGAAGGAAGCGTTGGCTTCGAATCGAATGGCCGAATCGTCACCAAATTCGCATTCGCTTACAGACGCCGGTGGCCCCGCCGGTCACGGCGCACTCACCCAACCCGCTCGCCAACTTCTCGCCGCGGCTGCAAAAGGTGACACGGTTCTCGCCCAATAGTGTTTCGATCGAGTTCAGGGCATTCGCTAGCGAATGGTGATCCCCACCGATTCTGCGACCCTACCAGCCAAAATAATCGATAAAGTCCATCATAAAGGTCTGGCTACTTGTGAAGACTACGAAGGATAAAGGCATTCAATGCGAATTCTGTAAGCAAGAGTTGGCTTGGAATGATTTCGTAAAACCATAAAGTAGTTAAAAATGAGTATCGATCTTCCTGCAATCGATTCACCTCCGCCGGTCACGACCAAAACACCTAGCGTCAACCGAGCGAGTGTTAGTCCCCGATCGTTACCTGGAAAGTTGATGATCGTCGACGACGAGATTGCCAACGTCTTGATCGTAAAAAAATATCTTGAACGGGCGGGCTATCGTTCTTTTGAAACGACGACCGATTCATCCGCAGCCTTGCGAATCTTGAAAGTAGCCCAGCCAGATATCCTGTTACTCGACATCAACATGCCCAACGTCGATGGTGTCGAGATTCTGCGTGGCGTCCGCAGCGAACCCAAATCCCGCCATCTTCCCGTGTTGATTCTGACCGCCAATACGGATGAACGAATCAAACGGATTTGCTTAGAATTGGGAGCGACCGACTTTCTAATCAAACCAGTCGATCCGATGGATTTAGTCCCTCGTGTTCGAAATTCACTACAAATGAAATCGTATCATGATCGACTACAACATCATGCAGCCGAGCTTGAATTGAAGGTTGAGCAACGCACCCGTGAATTGGAATCTTCGCGCCGTGAAGTCGTATTCTGTTTGGCCCGAGCGGCGGAGTTACGTGACAACGACACAGGAAACCACGTCATCCGCGTGGGACAGTTCGCGGGCTTGATTGCGAAGGCAATGAGTTTGCCGGATTGGTATGTCCGTGACATTGAAATGGCAGCCCAGTTGCATGACGTAGGCAAAATCGCGATCCCTGATGCCATCCTGCTTAAACCGGGTAAGTTGGAACCGGAAGAGTTTGAGATCATTCAGAACCACGTCAAGTACGGCCACCGAATTATCGAACCTCACGGTGCATCGGATGCACGGTTGATGAGACGACACATCGAATACGGTTCCGAGATGCTCCGCAACGGTAGTGCCCTCATGAAACTTGCAGCGAGTATTGCGCAAACGCATCATGAACGCTATGACGGCACCGGCTATCCGTTGGGTTTAGCGGGAGAAGACATTCCACTCGAAGGACGAATCACAGCCGTTGCGGATGTGTTTGACGCACTTTCTGCAGAACGACCTTATAAGAAAGCATTGCCAAGAGAGAAATGCTTTTCCATCCTCGAAGAAGGACGCGGCACCCACTTCGACCCCATCGTCCTCGATGCGTTCTTTGCATCGACGAAAGAAATTGTTCGTGTCCAGCTCGATTTCATGGATCACGTTGCATCCGCTTCAACCCTCTAGAGCAATATCGATCTTTCCCATTCAAGGATTTGTAAGCAGCGACTTTTCATTCGAATACTTCGTCCATAATTCATCCAACCGCAAAGTGATTTGCGATTCATCACCGATGACTAACCAATAGCAATAGCGATAGGTTGATTTGGGACCAAACAAAACGCGGTCAATCGGAGCGATGTGCATGCAGGGACCATCGGTAGGGTCACTGCTGAGACCATCCCCGTGTGGGCCAAAATTCCAACTCGCTCTGGAGCTGGGTGAGAAGACGGCGACACCTTGTCCCGACGCTTCGAAGACTGCCATCGCCTTGCGTGGCGGATTGGCGTGACCCCACGGGGGGCCAGGCACCTGATGCTCCAGTCGCCATTTGCCTTCGCCAAGATAAGTCTTCACGGTCTTGAAATTCCGGGTAAAATAACAGGCCGGTATCTCTTGCGGACGGTTGGTGGCCTGCCCCCAGCGATCGCCGTTGCTGCGCGCTGCTTGAAGTTCGCATTCGACACGAACCACGCTTGGCATGTTTCGCTCAAACGTCGTCCATTGCCGCATCACCGCTTCTGCCTCTTCGTTTGGCATGTCCCAAAGCTTTGGAATGGTCTCCGAATACAAAGTATTTTCGTTCTTCTCAAAAACGGTCACGCGTGCCCATGACCCCTTTTTGCCCCCATTGCCAACGCCACCGCCTTGGATGGGATTCCATGTCCAAGGACTCCATGATTTATGTTGCCCCTCGGCAGTACGATCAAGCCGTTTACCCGCGTAATACGATTGCTGAATCAGTCGCCCAGGGTCAGCAATGTTGACGATATTTTTCGTATACGCATGCGATGACAACCAAGTGATCGCACCGCCTTTTTGTCGATCGATGCCAATCTTAACGGATCCATCGTCGATCGTCAGTAAATCAGCTGCTGGCAATGCCCCCACGACCGGCGCTGCTGTCGTTAAGCCGCAACAAAACAGGATCGTCACGAATAGTCGCTTGCCCATTGGGATTTGATACCTCCTATTGCCAGTGCGGCCGTCATAGGTGAGCAGCAGCTAATCGTTTTTGCTTCGCCAAAATCGCTGTGCGGATTGTGGAGCATCGTAGCGGCGTATCTCCGAGACGCCGAACCATGCAACTCTCGAAGGGACTCGCCTACCATTTCATACAAAATGTTCATTCGAACGCCAGCAACGCATGTCGCATCGAATCGTTCTCGCGTGGGAAAGGTGAATCTCGCTGAACTTTATCGCTGCGACGTTCGACGGCTAGACGTTTGCTTGGACGCATTGAACGCCGTTGGGCGAATCGTCTGCGTTTGAGGGCGACGGGCCTCGTCGCTGAAGGGGTCCGATAAACTATCGAACAACGAACCACCCCCCGAATCCCCGTTTTCCTGCCTTTGATTCGGCACAGGAGTTTGGATGCGAGGCTCACTCATGTGCATCGGCGTCCGCGGAGCGGATTGCATCGGAGCGGATTGCATCGGAGCGGATTGCATCGG
Proteins encoded in this region:
- the trkA gene encoding Trk system potassium transporter TrkA, which produces MRILTLGAGTVGRWIADMLCRRRHSVTVVDIDPHNVRRINSELDVRAIEGSGSQSTVLFQAGVCSADICLAVTGDDEVNIVAASMAKALGARRSIARVYAPAFRDLSTFDYQGHFNIDSILSLEQLTAFELVRAIRNPDAIPLEHFARGQLQVYEMEVSKKAAAEGHRLKELKLAGSVRIGSIAREGRMWIASGEDELHAGDRVSLVGMPDAVAKARLLFGDSRERGSRKRVMIAGGGETGYHLAGSLNPNDYGIVLLEQDSDRCLQMSKLLPDVTVIQANANRRTILEDEGAGTVDYFVACTGNDESNIMAGVEARELGAARVMCVVGRPDYANVVGKLGIDRAVSERDVLARQVLGFLNEGAVISQCRLPNGEITVYELEVVEGTRVTTATLAELPLAGRCLIAAIQRDGFVRVPRADDKLKHGDIVVALVDQAATAECLALFNPSELS
- a CDS encoding DUF6677 family protein, which encodes MPPDELTLIEVDGIEIDLRNRVLAAFLAWLVPGLGHYYQGRKTKAGLFCVCILTTWLLGFALGGGHVVYASNFPGDKRWHYILQSGVGAAALPALIQGKRMNDYTDYRTGRTRESYRPLWGGFMAPPTRPVLDDQADDVSAWYARHGAGYEMGTWYTVIAGLLNILVIYDAYGGPLAVPISGKRKKNDEEETVSEA
- a CDS encoding HD-GYP domain-containing protein; the protein is MSIDLPAIDSPPPVTTKTPSVNRASVSPRSLPGKLMIVDDEIANVLIVKKYLERAGYRSFETTTDSSAALRILKVAQPDILLLDINMPNVDGVEILRGVRSEPKSRHLPVLILTANTDERIKRICLELGATDFLIKPVDPMDLVPRVRNSLQMKSYHDRLQHHAAELELKVEQRTRELESSRREVVFCLARAAELRDNDTGNHVIRVGQFAGLIAKAMSLPDWYVRDIEMAAQLHDVGKIAIPDAILLKPGKLEPEEFEIIQNHVKYGHRIIEPHGASDARLMRRHIEYGSEMLRNGSALMKLAASIAQTHHERYDGTGYPLGLAGEDIPLEGRITAVADVFDALSAERPYKKALPREKCFSILEEGRGTHFDPIVLDAFFASTKEIVRVQLDFMDHVASASTL